Proteins from a genomic interval of Pseudomonadota bacterium:
- the rfbC gene encoding dTDP-4-dehydrorhamnose 3,5-epimerase codes for MRFTESRLKGAFIIELDRIEDERGFFARSFCQKEFVRYGLETNVSQCNISFNKMKGTIRGMHFQRKPKGEPKLVRCTAGRIYDIIIDLRRDSRTYCEWEAVELTADNRKALYIPKGFAHGFQTLEDNTEVFYQMYEFYYPEYSSGARWNDPKFSIKWPLPPVEISEKDSGYPDYKR; via the coding sequence ATGAGGTTTACAGAAAGTAGGCTGAAGGGCGCATTCATTATAGAGCTTGACAGAATTGAAGATGAGAGAGGCTTCTTCGCGCGCAGTTTTTGCCAGAAGGAGTTTGTACGGTATGGGTTGGAGACAAACGTATCTCAGTGCAATATCTCATTCAATAAAATGAAGGGCACTATAAGAGGGATGCATTTTCAGCGTAAGCCAAAGGGTGAGCCAAAACTGGTACGATGCACAGCGGGAAGGATATATGATATTATCATCGACTTAAGACGTGATTCACGGACATATTGTGAGTGGGAAGCGGTAGAATTGACGGCAGATAACCGCAAAGCCCTTTATATACCTAAAGGTTTTGCTCATGGTTTTCAGACACTGGAAGATAATACAGAAGTCTTTTACCAGATGTATGAATTCTACTATCCCGAATACTCAAGTGGCGCGAGATGGAACGATCCTAAATTTTCAATAAAATGGCCGCTACCCCCTGT